The Anguilla rostrata isolate EN2019 chromosome 2, ASM1855537v3, whole genome shotgun sequence genome contains the following window.
GTAGAATTCTTTGTGGAACAGACTTATCTGTAAGCTCAGCGGACAGTGGAATTTCCCGCTCAAGCTGCCCCTCAAATAGCGGAGGAACCCCGGAGAACTCCCTCAGCGATGAATTCCGCTCCCTGGACTTGCTGCCTTCCCAGTACGGGGGTGAAAATGACCCTTTGCCCACCTGGGTGAACCCAGAGAGTGGGGGTGACCCCAGCCCTCCCAGCTGCAGCCCACTCCGCAGCACACGTACCCCTGTGTTACTGGAGCCCCCAGTGAGGCTGGAGAACAGGCTTCTGGGGGAAACGGACAGAGCTTCTTTTAGAGGTGGATACAGCCCAGTGCCACCCATTTCTGAGAGGACTCATGGGGACCGCCTCCCAGCCCCCACCGCTGAAGAGCATCTAGATCGGCGAATCTCTGACCCTAGCGTCGGCCTCACGAGGGCTTCCTGGGGCCAGCTCAGCTCGGCAGGTCCTGAGAGTGGCCAGGAGACGGCGCCTGCAGAGGGGAGCCCCGCCACTGCGACTGGGAGGCGGTCCTTGGACGTTGTCAGGCTGGAAGAGCGAGAACATGGGGGAGGAGCCTCGATGAGCGGTGCCtcagtgggcgtggcctctcgTAGACCAAGAACCAGTGGGCTGCTCGATCACCTGGCCCTGGCGCTGATGGCACTCCAGGAAGTGCGGAGGGAGGTGGTGCAGATCCACCTGGACAGCACGCAAGAGAGAAGCGGAGGCGCAGCGGAGACCAAACCTCCAGCCGACCCAGAAACCTTGCGCAGGATCACAGAAAGGTGCGTTCTGTTCGTCACTGTGATCCAGAGAGACTGCTATGCCCTTGCTATTCCTTAACTGCCTATTTGTATTCAGTACTACACACAGTTTTTCAACTGGTGTAGTATTGAGTCCATTTATTGTCTGGCTGCCACTTATTAGAGGCTCAGATATGTACGTATTTGCATCATACATAGCACTTGGATGAAAGGCAGGGCgtttctttttgcatttgcagTTCTAGGGaaagaaaattgcatttttgcCTGCAAAATTGCCATATTCAACGTACTTTAGAGTCTCAGCCACGTCAGAGCTGCTACACTTTGCATGGTCTTCGGTCCTGTAAGCTCATGCAAATGTGACACAGCCAACCCACCAGCCAGTCAGATAAGGACAGTGGCCCATATTCATTTAACCTCTCTGTCATCTAGGATCAATTTACCTTGCTACATAGCCTAACCTTATCAATTATAAGCTGAAAGActaaactgatcccagatcagtagTCCTACTCTAAAGTGGTTCGTGGATACGGGCCAATAAAACCATGTGGCTGTGAGCAGAAATTCAGACGTTGAGCCTCAGTCGGTTGCTTGAGTGAGCGGATTCGATCTGAATGCTAATGGCTGGCGAATCCCAGTCCGAGCAACCTGGCCTGCTCTGTCTCCGCAGCCTGTTGGAGGAGGAGTCTgacgaggaggagggggacCTGTGTCGGATCTGTCAGAGCTGGGGCGGCACCCCCCAGAATCCCCTGCTCACGCCCTGTCGGTGTACCGGCAGCCTGCAGTACGTGCACCATGACTGTCTCAAAAGGTGGATCCAAGCTAAAGTCCAGTCAGGTGAGGCTCCATGTCTCTGGCCTTAAGCTGTGTTTGTAGCAGTATTCAGCTTGCATTCACTTCAacatgtgtgttcagtgcttaTGAATAAACAATATTATTGAGTAGTTACATATTAACTAGGTGTGTGGCAGGCATACTGCCGACCAATATATCTATGGCTGCTGGGATGATGATATTTGagcattttaaactgaaagttGTGGTTCTCTTGTTGCTGACTTTCTTAAAGGTTATGATTGAGTGAGagaaaatggtttaaatgtCTGCATTAAATGTACCAGAAATCTGCTTAAGTATCAAACCCTGGAGACTGCCTTCAATATTATTACTCCATATGAGTTTACGCTGCATTTACAGCAACACCTTCTATTTTATAAATCATGCTTCATATTCTCACAATAGATTCTCATACAGTAGCCTATCCACCCTCCTATACTGTGCCAATAGCCAAAGGCCTTCATACATAGATTTTATAGTGAATGAATGTAGGGCACACTGGGATTTGTGTGTGAAGCATTCAGTGGCAAATCACTTCAGGAAATGCCATGACATGCACAATTAGGTCTTACTGACTGTGAGAAGTGAATATGTGGGCCCCTCCTTCAAATTATGTTGTTATATCCAACATTGTTTATGTAATGTAGAAGGAGCAAAGAACTATTTCTCACAGTGTGCTAGATATAAACTTGTAgcttcaattacattttacatgtagCTTACATTTTCTGCAGCATATAGAGTGTAATACAGGCAGCTGGTGGATGACTGCTCAGTGTCAGTgcttgtgcgtgtttgtatgggTGTCCAGGAGCAGAGTTAACTGCTGTGAAGGCCTGTGAGCTGTGCAAGGCAAGCCTCAATCTGGATCTGGAGGGCTTTGATTTGGAGGAGTGCTACAGGCAACGCCAGGCCCAGGTGAAATTTCCAACTCAAACGTGAAGACCAGACCTTGATAATGTGTATTGAATGAAAATACTCAGACTGTTCAGATGCAGCGGAAACTGGAAAAACCTAGCCATCCCTGACAATTTTCTACAGAACGAGATAACAGTCGAAGAGTACACAGAATTGTCGGTTGCTGGAAAATTGTCATCTGCAGGAATGCTGCTTGGTGTTTAACGTTTCAAAGTATCTCAGTCGCTTATTTTACCCAGCTCTGGTTCTGTTGGTTTTGGCCCAGGAGGTTGCATATGTGGTGTTGTGGTGCGGGTTCAGTGGATATAACCGCACTGCGTCCCCCTCGTTTCCCAGGTGGAGCAGGCCAGTCCGGAGCTGCACGTGCTTCGGCTCCTTCAGCAGAGGCTGTGGGACGTGGTGCGCGCGGTGGAGACGCGCAGCTACGCCACCTTCAATGTGAGGgcttttacccacaatgctgcTGTGCCGCCCATTTCGGCCAAGGGGGGGGGTAGACCCGCTCGAGCCACCGGGGAAAGATTATTTGTCTGCAGGGAGCTGGGCTTTGTTTACATTAGTGTGACAAAAAGAGACCCCGCAGGCATAACTTACCCGCTCCTTATCGTGGCATGGGATGCAAGGGACTGTGGGAAATGTTCCCTTTAGCCGGGTGAGCTTAGCGTCCATTGTTCAAAGGAGAAGCAGACAATGCGTACGGGGCCTGATACCAGGTGCGCTTCACCTTGGGCGtggctgtttttcttcttcacgGGGCGACTTAAAACATCTCAGATCCTGTTTACACAGCTGGTTTTCAGAAGAGCGCTCCGGCTAGTTCACAGCCCTCATCTTAATACCCCGGCTGCTGCAGGCCGCGCTCCAGTCCCAGGCTTCTTTTCCGCTTTTGATGTTTTTCCTCATGTCTCTGTCCGCCCTAGGGGGAGGAtaggaggggggaaaagaacTAAACGTACGGTTTCTTCCCCTCTATCTTAGGTGGCAACGGCACTCTACCTGATTCACCAAACTGCTGGGAGTACAAGTAGGTCTcaaaaaaaaggctttcttTCAACAATACTCTTGTAATGATGTCATATTCCCAAATGGAGGTGATATAAAGGTTGGAGTCTAGACGATTTATGATGTACAATACAGTTTAGCATGAGCAAGCATTAATTGGCTTCTATATCTAGGCATGCCAAGCCAGATTCCTCTCCATGAAAGCAATGCTTAACCTTCATGACCCAGATTTTCATAAAACTTCACGTGAAGGGGTTTCAGATTTCTAAATATTGCACAACTCATATTCTCAagggattctttttttcctgcatgAAACGCCTTCTCCTTTGCAGAGTGTATTATGACCTGGGCTGAACCAGCATCTGTAGTTCTTCATATACAAGAGCGCAGGTTTTGTCACTCCTGTAGTATTTAGGGAATTAGCCATAAATATTAATACTATTATGCATTATTAGGTTACACATGAACACTTGGTTTCTATTACCATTTTTAGTTGTTTCCATGCGATACACACCATTAACAGGAAGAGCTTAGGTTTGAAGCAGAAGTATTAAGCTGAGGTAATTACCTCAGATATCATGTTATTTGTTTTCTGGGGAAGTTAGTTCTAATAGATGGTTTGTAGAACTTCAAACAGTGTAAAACAAGGGCACAAATAGCAGTCATTctgtatttatgaaattattaaagAATAACAGATTTCAAGTTTCATGGACGATGAACAACGTCAGCAAACGTAAAGTGACTGTTGAGGCTTTGTCCCATAGGTGTGAGACTGATGGTGGCCTCTCCTGAGAGTGCCAGGACAGGGCACCAGAGAATGGCCCAATCAGAAGAGACATCTGACCCATAATCCTCCACAGCCACACTGCAGCATGAGCATTCTAGGCGCAGCTGTCTTCTTAAaacagggatctcaaactcacatcctggagggctgctgtgtctgctggtttttgatgtgttcctgtacttaaatgcttaatttaagtcattgattagctaaagagtctgcacaccttgttttcaaGGCTTAAATTGACTGCAGATTGAAAGGAAATGactaaaaccagcagagactgtggGCCTTCAGGAGCTGAGCTTCAGACTCCTGTTTTAATAAGATATTGGTCGCGATTAAAGTCTAGTTAATAAAAACAGGATTTGAATTTACCAGTCAGCATTTTTAACATTGCGTTGAATGTCGACAAACACACTGGATCTGTTTTACTTGCCATGAATGCTTAATGACTAGTTTGAGTGAAAGTTCTATAGCTTCTCCAGggattaaaattatttatcttAATGTTTATGAATGCTTATCTGTTTTATCGAtctatttatatttctgtattaattCATGACCAATAATGTTTGATTTGaaaaggaataaataataaaatgtcatattagTTTTATAAGGTGATGCCGTAGTTTCACTGATCTGCTACCATCAATCATTTGTAATCACGTTTCCAATCTTTGTAATTTAtattcgaaaaaaaaaaaactggtagtattttgtataatttttcttatttttagtgAATGAATGGCACGCACAAGGTATATCAAAAggatatgaacacatttttattttctaagtAATGCCAACCAAACATCCTCGACATAGTCTGCACAACCCAATTCCACCTAGTGTGGTACCTGAACTGATAACTAGACCTTAAATTAGAGCTATAGCTTCTctatacagtatttaaaaaaatatggttgATGGTTGAATAAAGATTCAAAGTAATGTCATCGATATTTCATATATCTCAAACTTAAGCCAATAAATCAACCaagtaattataataaaaaataataatgtactgCATTTACGTTACAGGGTTCATAGATCATAATGTGCTCAACAGTATGACATGGAATCTGAATCACCACCCATCGATGTGTGGACCAAAAACTGATTATAAGCAAGAGAATATTTTTTGGCAGAATGCTTACCAGACATCAGTTGAGGTCGAGAGGGGGGATACATTTGACTAATTAAACCGGGATGTAATTAGATGGTCAGACTGAGAGAGCCAGACTGGAGATTTGGTCCAAACACTGGGGTGAGCACCTCCATGAAGTAAGGGACATGCAGTCCTGGAGTACCATTAATGTTTAACATCagagaaatatattattaaagcAAAGTGTCAATGACGCAGGTATGTGGAGTTTCTGATGTTCTTTTACACATCCAGATACATATAAACTGTATACAAGCTAACAAAGTTTACAACAACAGTACTTTTTAACTGATGAGAACTTTGAGTCACTTAACTAGAAGTTGAACATTTTCTAATGTTGGGTGACTGACCTCATTATTAGAGTGctcagaaaaatgtaatttacgaTGGCATCTGAATGGAGGCCAGTGACCCACCATTCCATTCTGTACATCtaacaaacaaaccaaagacACTTTGTACAGTAATTTGACACGGGGCACTTGCCGC
Protein-coding sequences here:
- the LOC135247835 gene encoding E3 ubiquitin-protein ligase MARCHF7-like isoform X2, translating into MRIASSQSAVLRNALNLHGDSDASLQRLGLRRRKVNPHRMFNSWARQAAESLTNAQHMREERLRRREQERAEAELKRETHPRRLPAPPLLNKHRARTYDRPWAKNTAGTKKPSSTSDRVHEPRAGHLSNRSCASKLPVIARRAQTQTLTVSGKTQRRAPATATQLGKVLPPPCHKQNSVNEKNAGCKLAPSKDFYSPRRTQSRRPREAPSQEMEKDKPKVTLTLSRQALSPIRGLDSSSVPLPLSSPDWTPVDWSLMSSLHCRSPSPVDESDLQLISHPFQECMNESSIGEDIGDNETSGSRILCGTDLSVSSADSGISRSSCPSNSGGTPENSLSDEFRSLDLLPSQYGGENDPLPTWVNPESGGDPSPPSCSPLRSTRTPVLLEPPVRLENRLLGETDRASFRGGYSPVPPISERTHGDRLPAPTAEEHLDRRISDPSVGLTRASWGQLSSAGPESGQETAPAEGSPATATGRRSLDVVRLEEREHGGGASMSGASVGVASRRPRTSGLLDHLALALMALQEVRREVVQIHLDSTQERSGGAAETKPPADPETLRRITESLLEEESDEEEGDLCRICQSWGGTPQNPLLTPCRCTGSLQYVHHDCLKRWIQAKVQSGAELTAVKACELCKASLNLDLEGFDLEECYRQRQAQVEQASPELHVLRLLQQRLWDVVRAVETRSYATFNVATALYLIHQTAGSTSVRLMVASPESARTGHQRMAQSEETSDP
- the LOC135247835 gene encoding E3 ubiquitin-protein ligase MARCHF7-like isoform X1 produces the protein MRIASSQSAVLRNALNLHGDSDASLQRLGLRRRKVNPHRMFNSWARQAAESLTNAQHMREVRQRIDLDHQERLRRREQERAEAELKRETHPRRLPAPPLLNKHRARTYDRPWAKNTAGTKKPSSTSDRVHEPRAGHLSNRSCASKLPVIARRAQTQTLTVSGKTQRRAPATATQLGKVLPPPCHKQNSVNEKNAGCKLAPSKDFYSPRRTQSRRPREAPSQEMEKDKPKVTLTLSRQALSPIRGLDSSSVPLPLSSPDWTPVDWSLMSSLHCRSPSPVDESDLQLISHPFQECMNESSIGEDIGDNETSGSRILCGTDLSVSSADSGISRSSCPSNSGGTPENSLSDEFRSLDLLPSQYGGENDPLPTWVNPESGGDPSPPSCSPLRSTRTPVLLEPPVRLENRLLGETDRASFRGGYSPVPPISERTHGDRLPAPTAEEHLDRRISDPSVGLTRASWGQLSSAGPESGQETAPAEGSPATATGRRSLDVVRLEEREHGGGASMSGASVGVASRRPRTSGLLDHLALALMALQEVRREVVQIHLDSTQERSGGAAETKPPADPETLRRITESLLEEESDEEEGDLCRICQSWGGTPQNPLLTPCRCTGSLQYVHHDCLKRWIQAKVQSGAELTAVKACELCKASLNLDLEGFDLEECYRQRQAQVEQASPELHVLRLLQQRLWDVVRAVETRSYATFNVATALYLIHQTAGSTSVRLMVASPESARTGHQRMAQSEETSDP
- the LOC135247835 gene encoding E3 ubiquitin-protein ligase MARCHF7-like isoform X3 is translated as METRTRPFRGSGSAGEKERLRRREQERAEAELKRETHPRRLPAPPLLNKHRARTYDRPWAKNTAGTKKPSSTSDRVHEPRAGHLSNRSCASKLPVIARRAQTQTLTVSGKTQRRAPATATQLGKVLPPPCHKQNSVNEKNAGCKLAPSKDFYSPRRTQSRRPREAPSQEMEKDKPKVTLTLSRQALSPIRGLDSSSVPLPLSSPDWTPVDWSLMSSLHCRSPSPVDESDLQLISHPFQECMNESSIGEDIGDNETSGSRILCGTDLSVSSADSGISRSSCPSNSGGTPENSLSDEFRSLDLLPSQYGGENDPLPTWVNPESGGDPSPPSCSPLRSTRTPVLLEPPVRLENRLLGETDRASFRGGYSPVPPISERTHGDRLPAPTAEEHLDRRISDPSVGLTRASWGQLSSAGPESGQETAPAEGSPATATGRRSLDVVRLEEREHGGGASMSGASVGVASRRPRTSGLLDHLALALMALQEVRREVVQIHLDSTQERSGGAAETKPPADPETLRRITESLLEEESDEEEGDLCRICQSWGGTPQNPLLTPCRCTGSLQYVHHDCLKRWIQAKVQSGAELTAVKACELCKASLNLDLEGFDLEECYRQRQAQVEQASPELHVLRLLQQRLWDVVRAVETRSYATFNVATALYLIHQTAGSTSVRLMVASPESARTGHQRMAQSEETSDP